TTTTCCTTGAGATTCTTTAAAAGCCAAAGCTTCTTTAAAACCTACAAAGTTTTTTTGTAAATACGGAATGTTGTAATCAATGAATTTTGGAAAAGTAACTTTGTTATTAGTACCTATTTTTTTATCAATAGTAGTTGCGTTGATAAATCCTAAAAATACGATACTTAAAAATAAAAACTTTTTGATAAATTGAATCTTTCTGTTTTGCGGGCACAAAGGTATAATCAAAAATTAAATATACTGATTATCAATATGTTAAATTTTATTAAAAATACAGATAATGAAATTTTAAACCGCCTTTGCTATTAATTTCTAGCGTTGGAGCAGGTATCTTTATGAAGTTAACAATAGAAAAGACAGATTTTAAGAATTCCGAATTTGTCTTGATTTTTGTCAAATCGAGGTCTAAACTAAGGTAGAATTGTCTGTAAGGATTCTGTAGCATTGCGTTTCCTGCGTTTGAGTTTCCATAAAGCATTCCATCTGCGCCATAACCCAAAGCAACATTTAACCATTTTGGAAACGAACTTTCCTTGTTAAAAGACCAAATGTTGGCAGATAACCAATAAGTTTGACCATTATAATCTTTTAAAGCTTGTTGTAAATAGTTTTCGCCCAAGGTATTTGGTCTTTGTTTTGCGAAATCTGTTTGATGAAATGAGTATTTTACTGTAATACGTTGTTCATCCCAAAGTAACTCTTGTCCTATTAATAAACCAGTTCCAGCAGCATTTGCAAGAATATCTCCTGGTGAAGCTCCCCATTCTTCTGAAAACCCATCTAACACTTCTACAGCTGTTAAAAAAGCAAAACCATAAGTTGCTCCGTAAATTAATTGATTTTTTTTAGAAACTCCTGCCCAATCTAAAACTTCCATTCCAACTTTACCGACATAATAAGAAGTCATAAAATGCCCAGTTTTATCCATTTGTTTCCAGTCGTTATTATCATTCTTAAAATGAAAACCAGAACGAGGGTAATCTTTATACCAAAGTTGATTTAAAGCAATTAATGCACCTACTGCCATTACACTTTCAGTAATTGCGATTGCATTTCTTCTTTTGGTATTTAAAGTATCAGACTTTTTATAAAACGATGAAGTTTGTCCAACAACCGAAATTGAAATCAGAAAAAATAGAAAGAAAATAGGTTTTTTTATCATTACCTATTTACTCTTTGTTTATTCATCCATTGATGATATTTAGCCGCATTTCTATTGTGTTGAGAAAGAGATTTAGCAAAAGCATGATATCCTAATTTATCAACATTAGCACACATATAAAAGTATTTGTGTTTTTGTGCGTTTAAAACGCCATCAATTGCAGAAATATCTGGCATTGATATAAGAGTAGGAGGTAAACCTCTATTTTTATAAGTATTGTAAGGCGATTCAATTTCTAAATCTGCAGTCAAGACTCTTTTTACAACATAATCTTGCCCTTTTTTCTGTTTGATACAATATATAATTGTTGGATCTGCTTGTAAAGGCCATCCTTTATTTAATCTATTAAGGTATAAACCTGCAACTATTGGTCTTTCTACTTTTTTTGCAGTCTCTTTTTGCACGATGGATGCTAAAGTAATTACTTCGCTTTTAGATAAGTTTAAAGCTTTTGCTTTTTGTAATCTACTGTCATTCCAAAAACGATTATATTCTTTATAAATTTTATTTCTAAATTTCTCAGCAGAAGCTGTCCAATAAAATTCATAACTGTTTGGAATAAAAATTTGTAAAACAGATTTTTCTGTCAAGCTATTTTTTGATAAAAATTCTTTGTCTTTAAAACTGTTTAAAAGTGAAACTGAATCTGTTTCTAATTGTTGTGCAATTCTACCAGCTAATTTTTCTAAAGTATCTTGATTGTTAAAAGATAGTTTTATCGGAGTTTGATTTCCGCTTCTTAATAAGTTAACAAGATCATTATTAGACATACCTTCTGTTAAGACATATCTACCAGCTTTTGGTTTCGAGA
The window above is part of the Polaribacter sp. SA4-12 genome. Proteins encoded here:
- a CDS encoding DUF2279 domain-containing protein, encoding MIKKPIFFLFFLISISVVGQTSSFYKKSDTLNTKRRNAIAITESVMAVGALIALNQLWYKDYPRSGFHFKNDNNDWKQMDKTGHFMTSYYVGKVGMEVLDWAGVSKKNQLIYGATYGFAFLTAVEVLDGFSEEWGASPGDILANAAGTGLLIGQELLWDEQRITVKYSFHQTDFAKQRPNTLGENYLQQALKDYNGQTYWLSANIWSFNKESSFPKWLNVALGYGADGMLYGNSNAGNAMLQNPYRQFYLSLDLDLTKIKTNSEFLKSVFSIVNFIKIPAPTLEINSKGGLKFHYLYF
- the mltG gene encoding endolytic transglycosylase MltG translates to MSKKFIYAVIATIIFICGIIGYNYYKKIFDKAITKDTVLYVKSTDSLIDIKDNITEYSKHLNTFLLVAAQKNFSKPKAGRYVLTEGMSNNDLVNLLRSGNQTPIKLSFNNQDTLEKLAGRIAQQLETDSVSLLNSFKDKEFLSKNSLTEKSVLQIFIPNSYEFYWTASAEKFRNKIYKEYNRFWNDSRLQKAKALNLSKSEVITLASIVQKETAKKVERPIVAGLYLNRLNKGWPLQADPTIIYCIKQKKGQDYVVKRVLTADLEIESPYNTYKNRGLPPTLISMPDISAIDGVLNAQKHKYFYMCANVDKLGYHAFAKSLSQHNRNAAKYHQWMNKQRVNR